In the genome of Streptomyces pactum, one region contains:
- a CDS encoding bifunctional riboflavin kinase/FAD synthetase, with protein sequence MQRWRGLEDIPEDWGRSVVTIGSYDGVHRGHQLIIGRAVSRARELGVPAVVVTFDPHPSEVVRPGSHPPLLAPHHRRAELMADLGVDAVLVIPFTPEFSQLAPGDFVVKVLVDRLHARLVVEGPNFRFGHRAAGNVAYLQQLGATYDYEVEVIDLYERGTAGGGEPFSSTLARTLVARGDVEGAMEVLGRPHRVEGVVVRGAQRGRELGYPTANVETLPHTAVPADGVYAGWLTADGEKMPAAISVGTNPQFDGTERTVEAYAIDRVGLDLYGLHVEVDFLAYLRGQEKFASIEALLERMAIDVKRARELVEAHTAAEDSGTAPGSEPDSGPEAASGAGTDPGAERAE encoded by the coding sequence GTGCAGCGCTGGCGTGGCTTGGAGGACATCCCCGAGGACTGGGGACGCAGCGTCGTCACCATCGGCTCCTACGACGGGGTGCACCGCGGGCACCAGCTGATCATCGGCCGCGCCGTGAGCCGGGCGCGTGAGCTGGGCGTTCCCGCGGTCGTGGTCACCTTCGACCCGCATCCGAGCGAGGTGGTGCGCCCCGGCAGCCACCCGCCGTTGCTCGCGCCGCACCACCGGCGCGCCGAGCTGATGGCCGACCTGGGCGTGGACGCGGTGCTGGTGATCCCGTTCACCCCCGAGTTCTCCCAGCTCGCCCCGGGTGACTTCGTGGTGAAGGTGCTGGTCGACCGGCTCCACGCCCGGCTGGTGGTGGAGGGGCCCAACTTCCGGTTCGGGCACCGGGCCGCCGGGAACGTCGCCTACCTCCAGCAGCTGGGCGCCACCTACGACTACGAGGTCGAGGTCATCGACCTCTACGAGCGGGGTACGGCCGGCGGGGGCGAGCCCTTCTCGTCCACGCTCGCCCGCACCCTGGTCGCGCGGGGGGACGTCGAAGGGGCCATGGAGGTCTTGGGACGTCCGCACCGGGTCGAGGGCGTGGTGGTGCGCGGTGCCCAGCGCGGGCGGGAACTCGGCTACCCGACGGCGAACGTGGAGACCCTGCCGCACACCGCGGTCCCGGCCGACGGCGTCTACGCCGGGTGGCTGACGGCCGACGGGGAGAAGATGCCGGCGGCGATCTCGGTCGGCACCAATCCGCAGTTCGACGGGACGGAGCGGACCGTCGAGGCGTATGCGATCGACCGGGTCGGGCTCGACCTCTACGGCCTCCATGTCGAGGTCGACTTCCTCGCCTACCTGCGGGGCCAGGAGAAGTTCGCCTCGATCGAGGCGCTGCTGGAGCGCATGGCGATCGATGTGAAGCGGGCCCGGGAGCTGGTCGAGGCGCACACCGCCGCCGAGGACTCCGGGACCGCCCCCGGCAGCGAGCCGGACTCCGGCCCGGAAGCGGCTTCCGGGGCGGGGACGGACCCCGGCGCCGAGCGCGCCGAGTGA
- a CDS encoding SCO5717 family growth-regulating ATPase, translated as MSSDRDEIRTGGTTPGDDRSDAEAEHTGEFTIDYSTPSWYTQDAASSSAASPGTASGAGPVPPPPPTGSPAPFPGTPEPDAAPPAWTPPPAAPEHVPGGAVPAEPGGTGGTGGTGGSGATGGSGGAGGTGGAGGTGAAAAAGGESAGPDGSASGADAADRSTPESAGAGQDAAGTRAPRDRDATGSTDGARPAAAREPGRRTLDELLDAVSADWDLLTSTSGSTSGGTSASASPGGATAQGAAADERPGAGADRAADAAPGHRTDGPADAESGSGDGTAGSGGTPDGGRDGTPVPSPRTGGSPRTGEQDADGDYAVVIVGDRADDRSQDDDASGPEPVAADSFSFGTAETGAGRDGTPSEAVPDDAPVGTGRDGSSSGTGTGGTPAGAGRDGASADAGPEDASSVARDDAPAGAGSRATMRFSSAALHRQIAEQAAPGGADVGANGSGPAGPDSGPAPDGTLRSEGTMQFSGAALRRKVAQQQAAAAGPASGAEPQDAPPPHGPGDRPAAAWTPPPVPQGGLPPLPPDFEPATPGTGGAGAAAAPVDSWPPAPPQHGGAPQHGGVQAPGPVAGGAPDPAQAGGGSLAGQAGSWPPPVPDARGGAGPAAESGPPPAPHSPAAAGGYGFPQHQPYPQQGGQPVPGVPGGAPPAAGAPAQPGPAGGQPFPQAGPAAGPVPAGPDAPPPPGGYGFPQAGGYPGQQVPGATDGRAPEQAPGQPGPAGAGAAPGYGYPQAQGAPQDPRGGAAEQSAGAPTPYPGQPGGAGAAPGADGYGYPPQGPGAAQPGAGQPAGPADPRAGGWPAVSAEQRQRSAQAAGAPLGYTAAVELSSDRLLRSKPKPRKHTPGGSRFRIGGKKEEAERRRKLELIRTPVLSCYRIAVISLKGGVGKTTTTTALGATLATERQDKVIAIDANPDAGTLGRRVRRETGATIRDLVTAIPYLNSYMDIRRFTSQAPSGLEILANDVDPAVSTTFNDEDYRRVIEVLGKQYPIILTDSGTGLLYSAMRGVLDLADQLIIISTPSVDGASSASTTLDWLSAHGYADLVSRSLTVISGVRETGKMIKVEDIVSHFETRCRGVIVVPFDEHLAAGAEVDLEMMRPKTREAYFNLSALVAEDFIRAQQAQGLWTGDGSGQPPPHLAPPMPGQGQGQPGAYAPGQPQPAAQPGTGAQPGQQYPAGQQPYQPGQAYHPQQQYPGYPQAGAERPGTAQGGWQQPAHGVPDQGGQAAAAGHGGQVPGQPYAPQQGQGWPPQPGQEARPGQQPEGPAPQQGGEPAPGDGYGFPQPPAPPRS; from the coding sequence GTGAGCAGCGATCGGGACGAGATCCGCACGGGCGGAACCACACCCGGCGATGATCGGTCCGACGCGGAGGCCGAGCACACCGGCGAGTTCACCATCGACTACAGCACGCCCTCCTGGTACACGCAGGACGCCGCGTCGTCGTCGGCCGCTTCGCCGGGTACGGCTTCCGGAGCCGGCCCGGTTCCGCCCCCGCCGCCCACCGGGAGCCCGGCGCCCTTCCCCGGGACGCCGGAGCCGGACGCCGCCCCGCCGGCCTGGACACCGCCCCCGGCCGCGCCCGAGCACGTGCCCGGTGGCGCGGTTCCGGCCGAACCCGGCGGCACCGGCGGTACCGGTGGCACGGGCGGTTCCGGTGCCACGGGCGGTTCCGGTGGCGCGGGCGGTACCGGTGGCGCGGGCGGTACCGGTGCGGCGGCAGCCGCCGGCGGGGAGTCCGCGGGCCCGGACGGGAGTGCGAGCGGTGCGGACGCGGCGGACCGGAGCACCCCGGAGAGCGCCGGCGCCGGTCAGGACGCCGCGGGCACCAGGGCCCCGCGGGACAGAGATGCCACGGGTTCCACGGACGGCGCCCGGCCCGCTGCCGCGCGCGAACCGGGCCGCCGGACCCTCGACGAACTCCTGGACGCGGTGTCGGCGGACTGGGACCTGCTGACCTCCACCTCGGGCAGCACCTCGGGCGGCACCTCGGCCTCCGCGTCGCCCGGGGGTGCCACGGCACAGGGCGCCGCGGCCGACGAGCGCCCCGGTGCCGGCGCCGACCGCGCCGCGGACGCCGCTCCGGGTCACCGTACGGACGGGCCGGCGGACGCCGAGAGCGGTTCCGGCGACGGTACGGCGGGCTCCGGTGGCACCCCCGACGGCGGCCGTGACGGCACCCCGGTCCCCTCGCCCCGGACCGGCGGGTCGCCCCGGACCGGTGAACAGGACGCCGACGGCGACTACGCCGTGGTCATCGTGGGGGACCGCGCCGACGACCGGTCCCAGGACGACGACGCCTCCGGACCGGAGCCGGTGGCCGCCGACTCCTTCTCGTTCGGCACCGCCGAGACGGGTGCCGGCCGGGACGGCACGCCCTCGGAGGCCGTCCCGGACGACGCACCCGTCGGCACCGGGCGGGACGGCTCGTCGTCCGGCACCGGTACCGGCGGCACACCTGCCGGCGCCGGCCGGGACGGCGCGTCCGCGGACGCCGGCCCGGAGGACGCGTCCTCCGTCGCGCGGGACGACGCTCCGGCCGGGGCGGGCAGCCGCGCCACCATGCGCTTCTCCAGCGCGGCGCTGCACCGGCAGATCGCCGAACAGGCGGCGCCGGGCGGCGCGGACGTCGGGGCGAACGGGAGCGGGCCGGCCGGTCCGGACAGCGGCCCGGCTCCGGACGGCACCCTGCGCAGTGAGGGCACCATGCAGTTCTCCGGCGCCGCGCTGCGCCGGAAGGTGGCCCAGCAGCAGGCGGCGGCCGCCGGTCCGGCGTCCGGTGCCGAGCCGCAGGACGCCCCGCCGCCCCATGGTCCGGGTGACCGGCCCGCGGCCGCCTGGACGCCGCCCCCGGTGCCGCAGGGCGGACTGCCGCCGCTGCCGCCGGACTTCGAGCCCGCCACGCCGGGCACGGGCGGGGCCGGAGCGGCTGCCGCCCCGGTGGATTCCTGGCCCCCGGCACCGCCCCAGCACGGTGGTGCGCCCCAGCACGGTGGTGTCCAGGCGCCGGGGCCGGTGGCGGGCGGCGCGCCGGACCCGGCACAGGCCGGCGGCGGTTCCCTCGCGGGCCAGGCCGGGTCCTGGCCGCCTCCGGTGCCGGACGCCCGGGGCGGGGCCGGTCCGGCGGCGGAGAGCGGTCCGCCGCCGGCTCCGCACTCCCCCGCGGCGGCCGGTGGGTACGGCTTCCCCCAGCACCAGCCGTACCCGCAGCAGGGCGGGCAGCCGGTACCGGGCGTGCCCGGTGGCGCGCCGCCGGCCGCCGGAGCCCCCGCTCAGCCCGGCCCGGCGGGCGGGCAGCCGTTCCCGCAGGCCGGACCGGCGGCGGGCCCCGTCCCGGCCGGGCCGGACGCACCGCCTCCGCCGGGGGGTTACGGGTTCCCGCAGGCCGGTGGGTACCCGGGGCAGCAGGTGCCCGGCGCCACGGACGGGCGGGCGCCGGAGCAGGCACCGGGCCAACCGGGTCCGGCCGGTGCCGGTGCCGCGCCCGGATACGGGTATCCGCAGGCCCAGGGCGCGCCGCAGGACCCGCGGGGCGGGGCGGCGGAGCAGTCCGCCGGCGCGCCCACGCCGTACCCGGGGCAGCCGGGCGGGGCCGGTGCCGCGCCGGGAGCGGACGGTTACGGCTATCCGCCGCAGGGTCCCGGGGCGGCGCAGCCCGGTGCCGGGCAGCCGGCCGGGCCGGCGGACCCGCGCGCCGGCGGCTGGCCCGCCGTCTCCGCCGAGCAGCGCCAGCGGTCCGCGCAGGCGGCCGGTGCGCCGCTGGGGTACACCGCCGCGGTGGAGCTGTCCTCGGACCGTCTGCTCCGCAGCAAGCCGAAGCCCAGGAAGCACACCCCGGGCGGTTCGCGGTTCCGGATCGGCGGCAAGAAGGAGGAGGCCGAGCGGCGGCGGAAGCTGGAGCTGATCCGCACACCGGTGCTCTCCTGCTACCGGATCGCGGTGATCAGCCTCAAGGGCGGCGTCGGCAAGACCACCACCACCACGGCTCTGGGTGCCACCCTGGCGACCGAGCGCCAGGACAAGGTCATCGCGATCGACGCCAACCCGGACGCCGGTACGCTCGGCCGCCGGGTGCGGCGCGAGACGGGAGCGACGATCCGGGACCTGGTGACCGCGATCCCGTACCTCAACAGCTACATGGACATCCGGCGGTTCACCTCGCAGGCGCCGTCGGGTCTGGAGATCCTCGCCAACGACGTGGACCCGGCCGTGTCGACGACGTTCAACGACGAGGACTACCGGCGCGTCATCGAGGTGCTCGGCAAGCAGTACCCGATCATCCTCACCGACTCGGGCACCGGTCTGCTGTACAGCGCGATGCGCGGGGTCCTGGACCTCGCCGACCAGCTGATCATCATCTCCACCCCCTCGGTGGACGGGGCGAGCAGTGCGAGCACCACCCTCGACTGGCTCTCCGCGCACGGGTACGCCGACCTGGTGTCCCGGAGCCTCACGGTGATCTCCGGGGTCCGCGAGACCGGCAAAATGATCAAGGTCGAGGACATCGTGTCGCACTTCGAGACCCGCTGCCGCGGTGTGATCGTGGTGCCGTTCGACGAGCACCTGGCGGCCGGCGCCGAGGTGGACCTGGAGATGATGCGGCCCAAGACCCGGGAGGCGTACTTCAACCTCTCGGCCCTGGTCGCGGAGGACTTCATCCGCGCCCAGCAGGCCCAGGGGCTGTGGACCGGCGACGGTTCCGGCCAGCCGCCGCCGCACCTGGCGCCGCCGATGCCGGGTCAGGGACAGGGACAGCCGGGGGCGTACGCGCCGGGACAGCCCCAGCCGGCGGCCCAGCCGGGAACGGGGGCGCAGCCGGGGCAGCAGTACCCGGCCGGACAGCAGCCGTACCAGCCCGGCCAGGCGTACCACCCGCAGCAGCAGTACCCGGGATACCCGCAGGCCGGGGCGGAGCGGCCGGGTACGGCGCAGGGCGGCTGGCAGCAGCCCGCGCACGGCGTCCCGGACCAGGGCGGGCAGGCCGCGGCGGCCGGGCACGGCGGTCAGGTGCCGGGGCAGCCGTACGCGCCGCAGCAGGGCCAGGGCTGGCCGCCCCAGCCCGGACAGGAGGCCCGGCCCGGGCAGCAGCCGGAGGGGCCCGCCCCGCAGCAGGGCGGCGAGCCCGCTCCGGGAGACGGCTACGGGTTCCCGCAGCCGCCGGCGCCGCCCCGGTCCTGA
- the eccE gene encoding type VII secretion protein EccE yields MQQIVLVELAAALLLVAWVTDRVLVVPAAVVAVPLVGLAVLRRRRRSLPEWLGTALAMRRRLRRARSSAVPPDTDAGLVPAVECEPALRTYAFHDRERRPVGMIGDGTFLTAVLQVEPRDAALRPPGGERGLPLALVHDALEVDGIRLESAQILQQTQPAPAAHLPPQAVATRNYAPLQAGTRAPAVRLTWVALKLDPELCPEAVAARGGGLEGAQRCLLRAADQLSSRLTGAGFRARVLSEDGVVAAVAAAACADPIAAASAAQSGGAGRAGTPVRRTVETARTWRCDDRRHTTYWLGRWPQLAAGSAGPAGEGSGPVPLAGLVSLLTSVRVLATTFSLTLSRGGRHEAVVCGHLRITARSDDELVQARRELEQLARGARTGLVRLDREQVPGVLATLPLGGTR; encoded by the coding sequence TTGCAGCAGATCGTGCTGGTGGAGCTGGCGGCCGCGCTGCTGCTGGTGGCCTGGGTGACCGACCGGGTGCTGGTGGTCCCGGCCGCGGTGGTGGCCGTCCCGCTGGTGGGCCTGGCGGTCCTCCGGCGGCGGCGCCGGTCGCTGCCGGAGTGGCTGGGCACCGCGCTGGCGATGCGGCGGCGTCTGCGGCGGGCGCGGAGTTCGGCGGTCCCGCCGGACACCGACGCCGGGCTGGTGCCCGCCGTCGAGTGCGAACCGGCCTTGCGCACGTACGCCTTCCACGACCGGGAGCGCCGGCCGGTGGGGATGATCGGGGACGGCACGTTCCTGACGGCGGTGCTCCAGGTCGAACCGCGGGACGCCGCACTGCGCCCGCCGGGCGGCGAGCGCGGGCTGCCGCTGGCGCTGGTGCACGACGCGCTGGAGGTGGACGGCATCCGGCTGGAGTCCGCGCAGATCCTGCAGCAGACCCAGCCCGCCCCGGCGGCGCACCTGCCCCCGCAGGCGGTGGCCACCCGCAACTACGCGCCGCTGCAGGCCGGGACACGGGCGCCCGCGGTGCGCCTGACCTGGGTAGCCCTGAAGCTGGATCCGGAGCTGTGTCCGGAGGCGGTGGCGGCGCGCGGCGGCGGGCTGGAGGGGGCGCAGCGGTGTCTGCTGCGCGCCGCCGACCAGTTGTCGAGCCGGCTCACCGGGGCCGGCTTCCGGGCCCGGGTGCTCAGCGAGGACGGGGTGGTCGCGGCGGTGGCGGCGGCCGCGTGCGCGGACCCGATCGCGGCGGCGTCCGCCGCGCAGTCGGGTGGCGCGGGGCGGGCGGGCACGCCGGTGCGGCGCACGGTGGAGACGGCGCGTACCTGGCGGTGCGACGACCGCCGGCACACCACGTACTGGCTGGGGCGCTGGCCCCAGTTGGCGGCCGGGTCCGCCGGTCCCGCCGGGGAGGGCTCCGGCCCGGTGCCACTGGCCGGGCTGGTCTCGTTGCTCACCTCGGTGCGGGTGCTGGCCACCACGTTCAGCCTGACGCTGAGCCGGGGCGGCCGGCACGAGGCGGTCGTCTGCGGTCATCTGCGGATCACCGCCCGCAGCGACGACGAACTGGTGCAGGCCAGGCGCGAGCTGGAGCAGCTGGCCCGCGGCGCCCGGACGGGGCTGGTCCGGCTGGACCGCGAGCAGGTGCCCGGGGTGCTGGCCACACTGCCGCTGGGAGGGACACGGTGA
- the eccB gene encoding type VII secretion protein EccB yields the protein MASRRDELNAYTYAKKRMIAAFLQPTPAGTEEGAPRPLRAVLPGMIVGALILAGFGAWGMFKPKAPEGWDKPATNVIIGSDSTTRYVVLVTNKKAQLHPVLNLASAKLLLDPGKGKVIKVDEKVLDSGDLPHGPTLGIPYAPDRLPAPGEAGKAKRWAVCQQPGGNGGTVQEATFVFAAREADRRTDGQQRLRGGEVLYVESARTKARYLVDAAGTKYLVGGDEWRRHAPAATAGHNDLLLKALVGNRRPQHVTDDWLATLHTGDPVTFPELPAPVGTRAGVPGLTPDEDRVGMVLRTETGAGPQQYVVLPGKVAPVSDFTARLLLGSEASNRLDQAGRPKGVDPGATRSGAVVFQGDRDWPRQAVRQVNAPSGAGARDTVCSVLRDVGPRGATRLSTWAGTAFPATIVEGGSRTYVTPGTGLLYRQVAGDQSESGSLFLVTDTGLRYAVQNNSDSSAGKSKIGSGAQRDGATGPKEGEARIRLGYKDVEPVPVPGRWSQFLSRGPRLDTNSAQQPQGS from the coding sequence ATGGCATCGCGGCGGGACGAACTCAACGCCTACACCTACGCGAAGAAGCGGATGATCGCCGCCTTCCTCCAGCCCACACCCGCCGGAACCGAGGAGGGCGCGCCCCGGCCGCTGCGCGCCGTCCTGCCCGGCATGATCGTCGGGGCGCTGATCCTCGCCGGCTTCGGGGCGTGGGGGATGTTCAAGCCCAAGGCACCCGAGGGCTGGGACAAACCGGCCACCAACGTCATCATCGGCAGCGACTCCACCACCCGCTACGTGGTCCTGGTGACCAACAAGAAGGCGCAGCTCCACCCGGTCCTCAACCTCGCCTCCGCCAAACTCCTGCTGGACCCGGGCAAGGGCAAGGTCATCAAGGTCGACGAGAAGGTGCTGGACAGCGGGGACCTCCCGCACGGCCCCACCCTCGGCATCCCCTACGCCCCGGACCGGCTGCCCGCCCCGGGCGAGGCGGGGAAGGCCAAGCGCTGGGCGGTGTGCCAGCAGCCGGGCGGCAACGGCGGCACGGTGCAGGAGGCCACCTTCGTCTTCGCCGCCCGGGAGGCGGACCGGCGGACCGACGGCCAGCAGCGACTCCGCGGCGGCGAGGTGCTCTACGTGGAGAGCGCCCGCACCAAGGCCCGCTACCTGGTGGACGCGGCCGGCACCAAGTACCTGGTCGGCGGGGACGAATGGCGCCGGCACGCGCCCGCCGCCACCGCGGGCCACAACGACCTGCTGCTCAAGGCGCTGGTCGGCAACCGCCGCCCGCAGCACGTCACCGACGACTGGCTGGCGACGCTGCACACCGGTGACCCCGTCACCTTCCCGGAGCTGCCCGCCCCCGTCGGCACCCGCGCCGGGGTGCCGGGCCTCACCCCCGACGAGGACAGGGTCGGCATGGTGCTGCGCACCGAGACCGGCGCCGGCCCCCAGCAGTACGTCGTGCTGCCCGGGAAGGTGGCACCGGTCTCCGACTTCACCGCCCGGCTGCTGCTCGGCTCGGAGGCGTCCAACCGGCTCGACCAGGCGGGCCGCCCCAAGGGCGTCGATCCCGGCGCCACCCGGTCCGGCGCCGTGGTCTTCCAGGGCGACCGCGACTGGCCGCGGCAGGCGGTGCGGCAGGTCAACGCCCCGTCCGGGGCCGGGGCCCGGGACACCGTGTGCAGCGTGCTCCGCGACGTCGGCCCGCGCGGCGCGACCCGGCTGAGCACCTGGGCCGGCACCGCCTTCCCCGCCACCATCGTCGAAGGCGGCAGCCGCACCTACGTCACCCCCGGCACCGGCCTCCTCTACCGCCAGGTCGCCGGGGACCAGTCGGAGTCCGGCTCCCTGTTCCTGGTCACCGACACCGGACTGCGCTACGCGGTGCAGAACAACAGCGACAGCAGCGCCGGGAAGTCGAAGATCGGCTCCGGGGCGCAGCGTGACGGTGCCACCGGCCCCAAGGAGGGCGAGGCCCGGATCCGCCTCGGCTACAAGGACGTGGAACCGGTGCCCGTCCCCGGCCGGTGGTCGCAGTTCCTCTCCCGCGGGCCACGCCTGGACACCAACAGCGCCCAGCAGCCGCAGGGTTCCTGA
- the mycP gene encoding type VII secretion-associated serine protease mycosin produces MRQTNRPAALTAALLLTACAAASGTGPTDDPPASGDAARGPAPAAPAGPALSGVGECTYPMKEQYKARPWALQRVVLDELWRDTRGENVRVAVIDTGVDDRNPQLRDAVDRAAGLDLLGKGKAKDPTHDEVGHGTKAAGIIAARPRKGTGFVGLAPRATIIPIRQNDEKGKGTTRTMATAIRHAINREADVINISQDTVKPLSADSDLARAVREAVERDIVVVASAGNDGLDGKRKNTYPAAYDGVLAVAASDRNDERAPFSQSGDFIDVAAPGVDMISTVPGYGHCADNGTSFSAPYVAGVAALLKARYPTWTAHQIVTQIQQTADRVIDGHDPYIGWGVVNPVRALQEDAGRPIDKVTPDRGPAAGVTAPRPAALTLGETPQERRARLATYAMGVTAVLVAVVAGTATVARDRRRRS; encoded by the coding sequence ATGCGGCAGACGAACCGGCCCGCGGCGCTCACCGCGGCCCTGCTCCTGACGGCCTGCGCCGCGGCCTCCGGGACCGGCCCCACCGACGATCCGCCCGCGTCCGGCGACGCGGCCCGGGGCCCGGCCCCCGCCGCGCCGGCCGGCCCGGCCCTCTCGGGCGTGGGGGAGTGCACGTACCCCATGAAGGAGCAGTACAAGGCCCGTCCCTGGGCGCTGCAACGGGTGGTGCTCGACGAACTGTGGCGCGACACCAGGGGGGAGAACGTCCGGGTCGCGGTGATCGACACCGGCGTGGACGACCGCAACCCGCAGCTGCGCGACGCGGTGGACCGGGCCGCCGGACTGGACCTGCTCGGCAAGGGCAAGGCCAAGGACCCCACCCACGACGAGGTCGGCCACGGCACCAAGGCCGCCGGCATCATCGCCGCCCGGCCCCGCAAGGGCACCGGCTTCGTGGGACTGGCACCCCGCGCCACCATCATCCCGATCCGGCAGAACGACGAGAAGGGCAAGGGCACCACCCGGACCATGGCCACCGCCATCCGGCACGCCATCAACCGCGAGGCCGACGTCATCAACATCTCCCAGGACACGGTGAAGCCGCTGTCCGCCGACTCCGACCTGGCCCGGGCCGTCCGCGAGGCGGTGGAGCGGGACATCGTCGTGGTGGCCTCCGCCGGGAACGACGGCCTGGACGGCAAGCGGAAGAACACCTACCCGGCCGCCTACGACGGCGTCCTGGCCGTCGCCGCCTCCGACCGCAACGACGAACGCGCGCCCTTCTCGCAGAGCGGCGACTTCATCGACGTCGCGGCGCCCGGGGTGGACATGATCTCCACCGTGCCCGGGTACGGCCACTGCGCGGACAACGGGACGTCCTTCTCGGCGCCCTACGTCGCCGGCGTGGCGGCCCTGCTCAAGGCCCGGTACCCCACCTGGACCGCGCACCAGATCGTCACCCAGATCCAGCAGACCGCGGACCGGGTGATCGACGGCCACGACCCGTACATCGGCTGGGGCGTGGTCAACCCGGTCCGGGCCCTGCAGGAGGACGCCGGCCGCCCCATCGACAAGGTCACCCCGGACCGGGGACCGGCCGCCGGCGTCACCGCGCCCCGGCCCGCGGCCCTCACCCTGGGCGAGACCCCCCAGGAGCGCAGGGCGCGGCTGGCGACGTACGCCATGGGCGTGACCGCCGTCCTGGTGGCCGTCGTGGCCGGCACCGCCACCGTGGCCCGGGACCGGCGCCGCCGCTCCTGA
- a CDS encoding S8 family serine peptidase: MRRKWLPGVTAVAAAVTVLGLPSTPATAAEGARSDQWYLDAMNADALWSTTTGEGVTVALIDSGVNKAVPELRGQVTSGQDFIGEPKNPYDDSGSNHGTWMAALIAGTGAGGGVKGLAPGARILSLKTMDDKYAIEDGRLMAAAIRFAAESDARIINISQGVQYGDTADLQEAVDYAVSKGKLIFAATGNDGDQGNEPDAPATLDGVVGVSAVDKKGTVTKWSAHGPHVALAAPGDQIPGRCEQRSGMCLHRGTSHATAITSASAALIWSRHPDWTANQVLRVMMQTASKPAGKIPSRYLGYGVVRPAQVLVRHNGDPGDPEVNPLFPDYRPGSGTTSPPSPENGANGRPAPSPEREEPAENISAAPDDENDSDNTVVWVGVSVLAAVVIAAAWLGLTRMRKSRT; the protein is encoded by the coding sequence GTGCGGAGGAAGTGGCTCCCGGGCGTCACGGCCGTCGCCGCGGCCGTGACGGTGCTCGGCTTGCCCTCCACTCCCGCGACGGCGGCGGAAGGCGCGCGGAGCGACCAGTGGTACCTGGACGCCATGAACGCTGATGCCCTTTGGTCCACGACCACGGGTGAGGGCGTGACCGTTGCCCTGATTGACAGTGGTGTCAACAAAGCGGTTCCTGAATTGCGTGGTCAGGTGACGTCGGGTCAGGACTTCATCGGTGAGCCGAAGAACCCCTACGACGACAGCGGCTCAAATCACGGCACGTGGATGGCGGCCCTGATCGCGGGGACCGGAGCGGGAGGCGGCGTCAAAGGACTTGCTCCCGGAGCAAGGATCCTCTCCTTGAAGACGATGGACGATAAATACGCCATCGAAGACGGTCGGCTGATGGCTGCAGCAATACGGTTTGCCGCAGAAAGTGATGCCCGCATCATCAATATCTCTCAGGGCGTCCAGTACGGGGATACGGCAGATCTGCAAGAAGCCGTCGACTATGCGGTGAGCAAGGGAAAATTGATTTTCGCGGCCACGGGAAACGATGGCGATCAGGGAAACGAACCGGACGCGCCGGCCACACTTGACGGAGTCGTAGGGGTGAGCGCCGTTGACAAGAAGGGGACCGTGACCAAGTGGTCAGCACACGGCCCCCACGTGGCCCTGGCCGCGCCGGGGGACCAGATCCCGGGACGCTGCGAGCAGCGAAGCGGGATGTGCCTCCACAGGGGAACCAGCCACGCCACCGCCATCACCTCCGCCTCCGCCGCGCTCATCTGGTCCAGGCACCCCGACTGGACGGCGAACCAGGTCCTCCGGGTCATGATGCAGACGGCGAGCAAGCCGGCGGGCAAGATCCCGAGCCGTTACCTGGGATACGGGGTGGTCCGGCCGGCCCAGGTGCTCGTCCGGCACAACGGTGATCCGGGCGATCCCGAGGTGAACCCGCTTTTCCCGGACTACCGGCCCGGGTCCGGAACCACGTCTCCGCCGTCGCCCGAAAACGGGGCGAACGGTCGGCCCGCGCCCTCTCCGGAGCGGGAGGAGCCGGCGGAGAACATCTCCGCGGCTCCGGATGACGAGAACGACAGTGACAACACCGTGGTCTGGGTCGGTGTTTCCGTTCTGGCGGCCGTGGTCATCGCCGCCGCGTGGCTCGGACTGACCCGGATGAGGAAATCCCGTACATGA
- a CDS encoding WXG100 family type VII secretion target has translation MGLKLTNEQLIKLENQIDGVISSMNNQVNDLESVIDMLATQWRGVGAAQFSAAQRDINNYQRNLTNLMGKVREAVEMTRKSNGTNDVGVADAMSRVDVNGAAAGSGMVAAGSYGETGGQYQQHSKLSDL, from the coding sequence ATGGGCCTTAAGCTCACGAACGAGCAGCTGATCAAGCTGGAGAACCAGATCGACGGCGTCATCTCCAGCATGAACAACCAGGTCAACGACCTGGAGAGCGTCATCGACATGCTGGCCACGCAGTGGCGCGGTGTCGGTGCCGCCCAGTTCAGCGCGGCGCAGCGCGACATCAACAACTACCAGCGGAATCTGACCAACCTGATGGGCAAGGTCCGCGAAGCGGTCGAGATGACGCGTAAGAGCAACGGTACGAACGACGTCGGCGTCGCCGACGCCATGAGCCGGGTGGATGTCAACGGCGCCGCGGCCGGCAGCGGCATGGTTGCCGCCGGTTCGTACGGTGAGACCGGCGGTCAGTACCAGCAGCACTCCAAGCTCAGCGACCTGTGA
- a CDS encoding WXG100 family type VII secretion target, with protein sequence MSVNNLDEIAVQYGSLAAAAESIRNSARRLRGDIETIQGEVARVAESWEGEAHSAYARVQTNWDMQADGLHNTLMKIAALVEQASSDYQTTDKKAATYFDI encoded by the coding sequence ATGAGCGTCAACAATTTGGATGAGATCGCCGTACAGTACGGCTCCCTCGCGGCTGCTGCGGAGAGCATCAGGAACTCCGCGCGGCGGCTGCGAGGCGACATCGAGACGATCCAGGGCGAGGTGGCCCGCGTGGCCGAGTCCTGGGAGGGCGAGGCGCACAGCGCGTACGCCCGGGTGCAGACCAACTGGGACATGCAGGCCGACGGTCTGCACAACACGCTGATGAAGATCGCCGCCCTCGTCGAGCAGGCGAGCTCGGACTACCAGACCACGGACAAGAAGGCCGCCACGTACTTCGACATCTGA